The Reichenbachiella carrageenanivorans region GGCTCCTACTCCTAGCCCTCCGATAAACCTAAAGAATGAAAAGCTATAAGGATCTGGTGCCAATCCTGACCCTAGAGCCGAAACAAAATAGAGAACACCAACCCATATTAAGGTGTTTTTTCTGCCGATGGATTGACAAGGAATCCCTCCCATCAAAGAACCGACAACAGTCCCCCAAAGCGCCATGGACATGATGAAAGTACCATGAAACCAAGGTGTGGTATTCCATGCCTCTTTTATTGGGAGATTAGCTCCCGATATTACCACTGTGTCGAACCCAAAAAGGAATCCGGCCATCGCTACGACGATGGAATAATAAAGTATATTTTTTTGCATCTTGATCATTCTATTTATAAAAAATGGACTCTTGTGTATGTAAGTCTGGAATTATAATCTGGCCATCCAGGACTAAATACATTACTTAATTAATTCGCTCGGGGAATAGCCAAATTGCTTTTTAAATCGCCGACTAAAGTAAAGAGGGTCATTAAACCCAACCGTATTGGCTACTTCGGATACATTATAGTTTTTACTTTTCAATAGGAATGCCGCTTTTTTCAACCGTATGGTTCTAATGAATTCATTGGGAGACATGTCTGTGAGTTCGGTGATTTTCCTGTACAACTTGGATGAACTAAGTGCTAATTCCGAGCATAAAAAGGCAGGGGTCAAATTGGCATCCCCCAGATTTGCTTCTATGATTTCTTTTATTTTTGAGATCAGATCGATATCTAGCTGTGAATGTGCCAGACTGATCACATCACTTTCTGTTTCATCAGAAAACTGCTGTTTGAGATCAAGACGAATTTTAATGATATTATCTATTCTTGATTTCAACAAGGAAGGGTCAAAGGGTTTCACTAAATAACCATCCACTCCGATTTTATACCCTTTTATTTTATTCTCATTTTCACCTAAAGCCGTAAGCAAAACCACAGCTGTATGACTGATTTTCTCGTCGCTTTTTAGTGCCTCTACAAATTCAAACCCATCCATCACAGGCATCATGACATCTACCACACAGATCACTGGTTTCACTTTGCGACATAGCTCTAAGCCCTCTTTTCCATTTTCGGCACCATATACTTTATAGTGCCCCGAAAGAAACTCCATGACATAATTTCGAAGTTCGGCATTGTCATCTATGACCAGCACCGTTGACTTCACATCTGTGTTGGATTTAGGAGCAATTTCTGTACCCCGTGCGTTTAATGTCTTGGTGACCGTTAAACTAACTGCTTCCTGCTTTTCGACGATAAAACTTGAAATCTCCTCGGTACCGAATGCATCTTTTGAGATGGGCAACTCTACCATAAATATGCTACCAGAATTAGTTGTACTCCTTACCGATATATGGCCTTTATGAATATCTACTAGCGACTTTACCAGCGACAAGCCAATGCCTGTCCCCGTTGTGCTTTCCTTACTGTTGTTGGCTTGGTAAAACCTAGAAAATATTTTTTCCTGGCTCTCTTCAGGTATACCAATACCATCATCGCTTACTTCAATTAGCAGTGTTTTAGAGTCATTTTCTTTTACACCTACAAACAAATCCACATGACCATGGCTGCTAGTGAACTTTAGCGCATTAGAAAGTAAATTGTACAATATTTTGTTGTACTTATCTACATCGATCCAGCAGATGATCGATTCGTCTTCGACATTAAAATTGAAGTTTATATTTTTTGACTGAGCCAGTTCTATGAATGAATAAAAAATATCATTGGTGTTTGGCAAGATGTCTACTTGTGAAACCTTCAACTTGATCTCTCCTGCTTCGGCTCTTCTGAAATCAAGAATTTGATTGACCAACCTCAACAACCTATTGGTACTGTGACTGATGAGACTGGCTTTGTTTTTGGTGAAATCATTGCTGTTTTCGTGTTCCAAAATTTGCTTTACTGGCCCTAGTATAAGCGATAGCGGTGTCCTTAGTTCATGAGAAATATTAGTGAAGAACCTGAGCTTTTCATTGTTGAGTTTTTCGTCACGCTCTCTTTGGACTTTTTCCGTAAGCAACTCTTGCTTGAGCCTGATTCTTTCTTTGACTTGCCTTCTAGCGAAATAAACGATTAAGCCCAAGAGAACAAATATCAATGCAATCCCTTTGTTGCTTGCCCAAAAAGGTGGCAATATCTTGATATTGTAGGAAGAGACTTCACTCCATTTGCCATCGCTATTTCTGGAGCGAATTTTAAACTTATAATTGCCAGAAAGTAAATTGGTATACTGAACCGTTCTTGAGTTGCTGCCAGTTTCTATCCAACCGCGATCGAATCCCTCTAGCATATATTCGAATGTATTGAGTCGCTGATTGGTAAATGATACATTTGAGAATTGAATAGAGAAGTTTCGATTATTATAGTTTAAGCTTACGTTCCTAGAGTAGTTGAGATCTTTTAAAAGAGGAACTTGCCCGTTTAGTTCCAGCCCTGGCAAAACCAGTTTATTATTTACTTTAAATTCGGTTATTATGGGCTTAGAAGACCATTCATTCTCCTTGATGCTCAAAGGGGAGAAATAAATCACGCCATTTTTCCCTCCTAAATAAATCTTTGAATTATTGAAATTGTAAAACCCACTGGAACTAAATATATCTAACCGGTTTCCACTATTGACGTGGTAGATATTGGCCAGCTTATTTTCAACATCATATCTGGAAATATTATTGTTGTTCATGTTGAGCCACAAATAACCATTAGCGTCTTCCACAATATCTGTTACCCATTTACCATTCAATTCCTTGGGTTCTGACACGGGATTAAACACCCCTACTTCTGGATCAAAAACACCCAAACCCTCTCTAGTGGCAGCCCAAACTAATCCACGGGAATCAACGATAATATCACTCACATTGTCATGAGGAAGACCTGTGTTTGATTGGATATTTTCGTTAAAATGAGAAGACTCCCTTGAATCTAAATTATACCTGACCACACCCGTTTCGGTGGCAAACCATAGGTTTTTACCCTCATCAATCGTCACCTTCTTGACATCTATACCAGGAAGTAAATGTACTGAAGACTTAAAGGTGTGCTTGTCGAGTAGCAAAGCCCCTTCTCCAAAAGTGCAAACCACCAGTTGATCTTCTAGTTCTAGAAAACTAAAAACTGGTGAGTTTTTAAATCCTACATCTAATATTTTTGATCGCTTTTGGAGATGATTATAAGCTAGTATTTTCCCATTCCAAAGACCACAATAAAAGTTGACCCCGTCGTAAGAATAAATACTGGCTATATCATAGTTTTCATTGAATAAAGGCACAAAATCCCCATGATCTGAAATAAAAAGTCCGTTGTGTCTGGTAGCTACGATGATTTCATTTTTACTGGTCTTTGAAAACCCTCTAATTCTAGGTGCTTGATTGTCTATATACTTGGATATGTCTTTATTGATTTTAAATTGATTTTCGTAGGGGTCATACTTATCTAGCCCCTCTTCCGTCCCGATCCACAAGACGCCCGACGGATCAAAATAAAGCGCCGAGATCAAATTGTCTACCAAAGATTTGTCTTCAGACAATATCGAATAATACCATTGAAAATCTCCCTTGGATATACCTTCCAGGTTATCACAAACTAACAAACCACCGAGCGTACCCACCCAATATTTACCATCGGGAGCTTGTGCCACACAAGAAAAATAGGGTCCCAACTTGTCCCTTACTTCATTATCCGAAATATATAAATTCACGAAATCATTGTGAACTTTATCATGTTTATAAAGACCTTCTCGTGTCCCTGCAAAAACATCCCCTTTATCATCCTCATATACAAAATATAAATAAGGGTTTGTTGCGGTGGATCCTGGTATCGACAAGGTGAAGTATTCGATTTCTGAGATGATTCCTGTGCTTCCAAGTCTGATTTTAGCTACTCCGCCCGTTTCATATGCTCCTACCCAAATGTTTCCTTTTGAATCTTCATAAATCGCCTTGACGTAGTTAAACCCTTCTAGCGGAACTTTGGTAAACGTATTTTTATCAGGCTCAAACAAATAAAGACCAGCATCCTTGGTGCCTACCCAGACACGATTAAATTTATCCAGATAGACTGATCTTATTTCCTCGTCTGGTAAGCTATTAGGGTCTTTACTATCTGAAAGGTAAGTGGTGAATACATGCGTATCGATTTGTAAATGAGATAAGCCTTCGCGCGTTCCTATCCACAAACTGTTTGCTGTACTATCTAGCGATAAGGCCGTAATGTCATCGTCGTGTATGGTATTATTTCCTTGATCATAACTCAAGTAGTTTTGAAATTGGAATCCATCAAAACGGTTGAGTCCATGAAAAGTGCCCAACCAGAGAAAGCCTTGGTTGTCTTGAACAATATGTCTGATAGAATTATGAGATAGTCCATCCTTATCATTGTAGTGCTCAAATTTTATACTCTGAGACTCAGCGTACAAAAATGAAACGGTCAATAAAATGGATATGACTAAATGTTTTTTCATCTACATGCTTTCTTTAAACCCAGTAATCTAGCGGTTTCTTTATGGTATCGGAAATGGCTCAAGATGCCGATATACGCTTTACACATAAATTTAGTCTTCATTCAATTTAGATTATTTTTCCTCGTCCACAAACTCCACATTTGTCAGCTTCACCACTATAGGATTTGGCCAGATTTTGTTGTTATACACCCGCTGTGCTCTAGTAATCGACAATTGTAAATTGCCGTTTTCCTGGACTGTAAATTTTGACTTAGGATTGTTTTTTGGCGAATACTCTACCACTAAATCATTTTGCCCCAACACAGATATTTCAGTCTTCTTTGTCGGTTTTATACTTTCAGTAAAAAACAATCGTCTCTTTCCTTTGAACCATTCGGGTTGGTTGGTGATAAATACATAAGCGGTGTTTTCATCTTTGGCTTTGGTAAACCACAGATCACCTTCTCTGATTACACTTGGCACTGTTCTTACATTCTTTACAGCTTCGTTATTGATAAACATCCAAAGTGCCATTTCGCGTAAGCGCTCTTCTTGTTCGATGGGAATTTCTCCGTTGGGTTTAGGTCCTACGTTCATTAAAAAATTGCCTCCCTTGGCTCGTATTTCTATTAGTTTGTTGATTAATTCACCACCGTCTTTGTACTCCTCATTGGTAGGTTTGTATGCCCACTGCGTCCCCATGGTCATGCAGGTCTCCCATGGCCCAGGCATGGGCGCATCAGGAATTTTTTGCTCTGGCGTATTCATTTCCCCTCTGGTGATTACAATATCTGGATACTTTTCATGGACATATTGTACAAGGTTGCCATTAGAAAAGGCATCAAAAAATGCGATATCGATTTTGCCATAATTGGTGAATAGTTCATCCACCTGATCTTTGGCATATTCAAATAATTCTTCATTTTTTGTCACCTGAGTCATCGGCCCTTTCCTTGAGATCAGATGCCCCTGTTTGTATATAAAACTAAAATCTTCTGGAGAGAAATACAGCCCCACTTTCAGCCCATGTTTCCTTAAAGACTTCACCAACATGCCCGTGATGTCTTTGCCGTAAGGCGTATTCATGATGTTGAAATCTGTGGTTTCTGTATCCCACATACAAAACCCGTTATGATGCTTGGCGGTGAACACCACATACTCTGCGCCAGTAAGTTTAAACAACCTGGCCCATTCGTCTGGGTCAAATTTGTTGGGATAAAAAGTTTTTGGCAGGTCGTTCATGTAGCGCTGTACATAATCGTCCGAAGCCCCCACCATAGAATGACTGATCACACTACCTAGCTGCGAATCCACACTCCAATGAACAAATATCCCAAAACCCATGTCCATAAACTGTTCGTTTAATTCTGGCTTATTTTTTAGTTGACTAAAAACTGAGATGCTTATGAAGCTCAGTAATACTGCTAATAGGTATTTTTTGTATTCGATCATATTTAATCCACGTTATTAAACTTCCCTTCTATCAATGGCCAGGAATCAAAATCTCTATCCAGAGATTGTCCATCCTCAGACTTCATCACCCATTGATTTTTTTCGGCTTTTACGTCGTACTTCAGCCATGAGCCGTCAGGAAATTTGAATTGACCAGCTAACAGCTCAGCATTAGGATTGCTTTTCAAAACTTCTTCGAAAATAACAGAAGGGTCTACATCCTCAAACACGACCAATATGCCAAGGTCATTTTCGGAGAAAACCACGATCGATATATTATGAGCTCCTGTATAACAAGACCAATTTCCCGATTTGGCTACTGCCTGCATATCCTTGGGAATGGACACAGGGCCTGCGGCACAGGCGAATTTTTTATATACGCCAGTATTGTTCCACTGCATAAAATCATCGCCAGGGCCTGAGAGATGAAATACTTCTGAAAGGTGGTCAGTGCGGTCGTCCAGAAATAGACAAATAGGTCTGGCTACGATTTGTGACTTTTTGCCCCTGTTTACTCCTCCTGCACTTATCATAAAATGCTTTCCTGCACTGCTGATCTCTGGTGAGCCCTCAGGCCCATGACCCTGGCGTACAAAATACCCCTCCTGCTTCTCGAACAGCATTTCAACAAACCGATCAGACGGACGGTACGGCATCACAGCTCCCATCAAAGCATGTCGGCCTGCTGCTCCTATATTTTTATCATAATTTTTAATGTCTGAATAGCTCAACCATGATTTGATAAACCCGGAATGATAGTCGGTAGTAAGTTCTTGGATGCTGGCCTTTTCGTATCTCCTGCGCATCGGAGGGAAATGCTTCAAATTGAAACTACTCAGGGCATAACTCCAGTTGATATAATCAAGCACATCTCGAGCCGTTTTGCTCACTTTTTCAGCGGCGAATGCTTCGAGGTTGAGCAAGGCAGTAATCGTGTATCCTATATAAGGAATGGAGTTGAACTCGTACAGGCCGTTAGTTTTCATTTCATTCATTAAGGATAAAAGCTTTTCTTCCATGCCATTTTGCACGTTGTCGTAATAGCTGTCTGAATTTCCGTGCTGTCTGATCCATCTGTTTTTCAAGTATCTCGAACCTTCAGTCATCAGCATGTGGTTTTCGGTTTCGAAGACTAACCCTAGGGTTTTAGGTGCCGTATAGCTGAATTTACCACCATCCTCAGACAATAAAACATTCAATAGGTGTTTTTTGGTATCTGGGTAAATGACATCAGGTTGGTCTCCAAATTTCCAAAATATTGTCGTCAGGATGGTGAGTGGAAAATCATAGTCTCCCTTTGGGTTCATAAACCATGACGAACCGCAATTTCCCCAAACGGTCATTTTTTGTAAAATTTCATTGACCCCTGACACATTTTGCTTCAGCATCAACCTAGCCAAAAGAATCCGAGTGGTAGCCCCCTTTCTCCATAGCATCTCTTCGGTAATTGGCATATCGGCAAAGACCTGGTAGATGCTATCGGCAAATGCAGACTCTTTTTCCCATTCGAGGGTTCTGTGATACGGGACGGCGACATTCCCCGGAGCCATTTCAAAATCACGGTATTTTATCACACCAAAACTCTGTGATTTAAGCTGCTTATTATTGAATACAATCAATAAAAGCAATATGCCAATTGGCATCACGAGTAGGTACTTTATTGTTTTTTTAGCTGGCATAAACCCTATTTAGTAGCTCAGGTTTGAGTGAAGAGTTATTTAATTTGAGCCTTTTCAACCTCAAAGCTCATTTTAGGATTGTTAGACATTTGAAGTGTCAGCTTTCCTCCTGCTGTGATTTGACTATGACGAATCTCATACCCCTGAAGTGGTTGATCATTTAGCATCACGGAATCCACATATAAATTTTCTTCGCTGTTGTCTATGGACGCTATGCTAAACGTAGCATTGGAATAATATTCTGGGTTCAGTGTTATACTGATTTTATCAAAAACAGGACTACCTATTTGATACACTGGATCATCGTCTACACCTCCGTTCATTTGAAACAGACCCATTTTCATTAATACCGCCAGACTCCCCATTAGCCCTTGGTCTTCGTCTCCATTATACCCGGTAGAAGGAGACAAGCCACTGAATGTTTTTTCGACCACCATGCGAGCCCAGTACTGAGTCAGGTCTGGTCTGCCTAACTTATTGAAAATATAGGCTGTCTGAATAGATGGCTGATTGCCATAATTAATAGGAATTTTTCTATACTCTGGGTGTTCTTCTACGTCGTGAGAAGTACCTGCCGTAAAGCCCATTTTATTAGCTTCATCAAATTGTTTGTTTAGCTTTTCTACTGCTTCCTCATTGCCTCCCATGAGTGTGGCCAATCCTGGCAAATCATGAGGGACAAACCAGGTAGCCTGTGCACTGTTGGCCTCCACAAAACCCACTCTATGCTGATAGGGATCGAAGTTTTCATACCACTCGCCTTTTACATTTTTAGGACGCATCCACCCTGTACTTTGATCATAGACGTTCTTGAAGTTTTCGGAGCGTTTCATGAAATAATTATAATCGTTCCGATGCCCCAGCTTCTTGGCCAATTGTGCAAGTGTCCAATCTTGATAAGCATATTCCATTGTCAGGCCTGCTCCTTCTTGATGACCGCCAAACTCCCCTTCGGGTATCGGATATGGGACATAACCATTTTCTACATAGTATTTGAAGCCCCCTCCGTAACTGGTGCTGTGCTCATAACCGGCCTTTTCCATGATGCCACCCACCATATGGTTCTTTTTCAAGGCTTGATATATACTTTCTAGATCCTCTGTGATCAAACCCTCCTGAATAGCACTCACGATAAATGGCGTACTAGATGAACCCGTCATTACATAAGTGTAATTTCCTCCAGAAGGCCCTCTAGGAATCAAACCTCCATCTTTTTGATATTGCAAAAGCGAATGAACAAATTCCTCTTTGATTTCTGGATACACAAGTCCCCAGAGTGTGTTGATGGTCCACTGAGCTCCCCAAAATGAATCGGAATTGTAATGATTGAATTTCGGTTTTCCGCTGTCATCGAGGGGCAATTGGCCTACTCTAAATTCGTCCCCTGTATTGTCAGGGTATGCTCCATTTGCATCACTGATGATTCTCCTGCCCTGCAGGGCATGCCATAGATCTGTGTAAAATCTTCTTCGATCAGTTTCTGTGCCTCCTTCTACTTTGATTCTACCCAACAAACCATTCCATTCTTTTTGGGATTGAAATACGACTTCTTCAAAATCCCAATGAGGTATTTCTTCTTGAAGGTTATGATTCGCATTTTCAACAGAAGTGTATGATATACCTACTTTCATGAGGACTTCACTATGGTTTGGGTTGGTGAGGTTTACCAAATAGTTTCCAGTTTTCTTATCTTGATCTATAGATACTATATCTGTACTTAAGGTTACTTTGAAAAAAACGGTGACTGGCTTGGGTCTTCTATGCGTAGGCTTCATCACTACTTTACCTGAAAGCTCTCTATTAGTGTTTTTTGTCAACTCTCCGTCAAAATTTTCGCACGGACCCAGCATGGTATTGAGATTAAATAAAATGGCAGGATTCGAACCTTTTGGAAAAGTATATTGATGAAATCCGACACGCGTTGAACTGGTTAATTCTGATTTAATCTGATACCTATCAAGTTCTACATAATGGTATCCTGGTGATATTTTTTCGGTTTGATGGTTGAATTTCGAATAAAAGTCCTCGTAGATAGTCTTTTGGTTGGCTGCTGAAATAGTGACTGGCATCACCGATACACCAGACATTTGCCAAGCATGAATATGGCTAAACCCTTTTACTGTATCTGTTTTATACCGGTACCCACTCCCCCATGCGCCGTCAATTTCTGTATCTGGGCTGAGGTTTGTCATGCCAAATGGCCTGCTTGCTGACGAAAAGAAAAACCATCGGGAATTCTCCGTATCGAGCATCGGATACACCTGATCAGATACAGATGTAGAAGAAGAAAAACTATCCTTCGTTATTGCTTTCTCAATACAGGAAGCGAATAGCCCTAAAATCAAGCAGACAAATAACCGAACATATAACTTATTATTATTCATATTAATAAAATAGATACTACAGCAGAATTAAAATTTTACAGTAATTGAATGGTCAAAGCAGGTGTGTAAAAAGACAGGCAATATTCAACCTGCCTTTTTATACAACACTCAAAACCTATTACTAATTATTCTGTCAACAATGTTTTGATATCCCGAGTAAACATGACCTTAACCAACTGGTCAAGTGTTTGCTTGTAGTTGATTCTAAAAGTCATTGAATCAAATACGTGTACATCTTTTAAGGTGAATTTTTATGAAGGGAGGAACAATCCCCTTCATAAAAATTCAATTATGCGTTCAAATATTAGTACCCGTCATTTTGAGAAATTGAAGGAGATGATCTATCAATCTCTTTCTGAGGAATTGGACGCAAATAGTGACCGTTAGACAACTGGCCCAATGCTGCTGTCCAAGGGTTCATTAATGACGTACGCTCAACCAGTTTTTCAGTTCTTTTCAAATCAAACCATCGGCTATATTCACCCAGCAATTCTCTTGCGCGCTCATCCAAGATCATGTCAATATCCAAGTTTCCATTTGCTCGGTAAGACACCTCAGCTAGAGAAGCCAAGTTGGCTGGCTCTTGTGCTCGCATCGGATCACTTCCTGCATTCACTCCAAGCGCTCTGTCAACTATCGTATTGTAGTAGGCCTCAGCACCACCCAGATCGCCGTTTGATGCTCCCTTCAGTATTGCTTCAGCTGCGATCAAATAAGCTTCGGCAGAACGGAAAAGTGCCAAATCAAATGTGCCTTGCGCTTCATCATATGGGAGACCTGGCTCGAAAAACTTCCACATCAATGGGGTTTGATCCTCCAAATGATAAGGGGTAGACGGATTGATAGCTATTTCATCCAAATTCAGCACTGCGTAAGGTTTGCTACCTCCTACATCCATGCCTTTCTCAGCATTAGTTACAGGATTGTTCCATGGAGGAAAATACAACACAGTATCGCCAGTCGTAATATTGATTGTAGTACCAGGGTCATCAAGGTCTGGCACAAAATCATCCACATCGCTCAGCGCATACATGGCTTCTAAGAAGTTGTGATGATATCTGGTATCCATTTGCGGATCGAACAATCTATAAGTAGCAGGGGTAACGATATAACGAAACCTAGTACCATAAGCATTATAATGGGTTGTTCTTCCTAAAGAACCTGGAATGCTTTGCGTTTCTCCACCGAAAATAGAGTGGTAATCATTGCCTATCTGATACTCACTAGGCTCGTCATTGTCACTGCCGTTTGTCAAAATATTGTCGCTGTATTGTACGGCAAAAACAATTTCAGCACTTTTATCATTCTGACTAGGGAAAGTTTCCTCCAGTGGATTTTCCGCGTGAAGCGGGAATAAATTGCTATAATTTGACTCCAACGGATAATCTGCTATGATCAAATCTGCATATTCAACCGCCTTATTGAAATCAGCTGAAGTTCCTCCCAGTGAATTGTCGAAATTCCATCCTCTGGTCAAATGAACTCTGGCCAAAAGAAACTGTGCAGCACCTTTTGTGGCCCTACCATAATCTGTATTGCCTTTAGTAGGCAATATTGCAGCTGCTTCTTCCAAGTCCATAATAATTTGATCATAAACCTGTGCCGCAGGCACTTTGGTTACTTCCCTAGTTGCAGTAGTTACCTCTTCTAAAGGCATTGGGATATCACCCCACTGTTGCACGGCGTAGAAATAAGAAAGTGCTCTTAGGAATTTGGCCTCCCCCACTCTAATGGCTAAAAGGTTTGCATCCATTTCTTCAACACCGTCCTTTCTGGAGATCGCCGTGTTGGTTCTGGCAATTTGACTATAAAGCAAATCCCACAGATTAGCAGCCGCATCTACATTAGGAGTAAAACGAGTATCGTAAGCGTTTAATTCACTACCCTGATTTCCGCTTCCCGCTTCATCCCAAGATTGTTTTGTGAACAAATCAGTACCCAGCAATACTAAATCACGCTCTTTGTGTATCTCTCTAAGCTTAGTATAGTTTGAGCGGACAAGGTCTTCGAACCCTTGCTCTGTGACATAATAATTATCTGTGGTCTGATAAGAAACCGAATTCTCATCTAAAAAATCCTCGCAACTGGTACTGAACAAAGTCAGAAGTACCAGTGCTATTATATATTGTCTATTAATTGTTTTCATTTTATAAAATTTTGCTGTTGGAAATAAACCGACTAGAATGAGAAATTTAAACCGAACAAATAGGTCGCTGAAGGAATACCATCATTGTAAGTACTGGAGTTAAATTCCGGATCCATCCCATCAAAATCGTGGAAAACAAAAGGATTGGTTACCTGCGCATATAGCCTGAAGTTGCTAAAACCATATTTCTCTAACACTGTACGTGGTAGCGTATAACCAAACGTAATGTCAGAGATTCTTAAAAAACTAGCATTCTGATAGAAAATGGCTGATCTGTGCGGGTTTGACGTAATACCTGGTCCATAATATTCATTGGTAGGATTGTTTACAGTCCAGTAATCAAGGTTCAAAGCATTGTATC contains the following coding sequences:
- a CDS encoding hybrid sensor histidine kinase/response regulator, which gives rise to MKKHLVISILLTVSFLYAESQSIKFEHYNDKDGLSHNSIRHIVQDNQGFLWLGTFHGLNRFDGFQFQNYLSYDQGNNTIHDDDITALSLDSTANSLWIGTREGLSHLQIDTHVFTTYLSDSKDPNSLPDEEIRSVYLDKFNRVWVGTKDAGLYLFEPDKNTFTKVPLEGFNYVKAIYEDSKGNIWVGAYETGGVAKIRLGSTGIISEIEYFTLSIPGSTATNPYLYFVYEDDKGDVFAGTREGLYKHDKVHNDFVNLYISDNEVRDKLGPYFSCVAQAPDGKYWVGTLGGLLVCDNLEGISKGDFQWYYSILSEDKSLVDNLISALYFDPSGVLWIGTEEGLDKYDPYENQFKINKDISKYIDNQAPRIRGFSKTSKNEIIVATRHNGLFISDHGDFVPLFNENYDIASIYSYDGVNFYCGLWNGKILAYNHLQKRSKILDVGFKNSPVFSFLELEDQLVVCTFGEGALLLDKHTFKSSVHLLPGIDVKKVTIDEGKNLWFATETGVVRYNLDSRESSHFNENIQSNTGLPHDNVSDIIVDSRGLVWAATREGLGVFDPEVGVFNPVSEPKELNGKWVTDIVEDANGYLWLNMNNNNISRYDVENKLANIYHVNSGNRLDIFSSSGFYNFNNSKIYLGGKNGVIYFSPLSIKENEWSSKPIITEFKVNNKLVLPGLELNGQVPLLKDLNYSRNVSLNYNNRNFSIQFSNVSFTNQRLNTFEYMLEGFDRGWIETGSNSRTVQYTNLLSGNYKFKIRSRNSDGKWSEVSSYNIKILPPFWASNKGIALIFVLLGLIVYFARRQVKERIRLKQELLTEKVQRERDEKLNNEKLRFFTNISHELRTPLSLILGPVKQILEHENSNDFTKNKASLISHSTNRLLRLVNQILDFRRAEAGEIKLKVSQVDILPNTNDIFYSFIELAQSKNINFNFNVEDESIICWIDVDKYNKILYNLLSNALKFTSSHGHVDLFVGVKENDSKTLLIEVSDDGIGIPEESQEKIFSRFYQANNSKESTTGTGIGLSLVKSLVDIHKGHISVRSTTNSGSIFMVELPISKDAFGTEEISSFIVEKQEAVSLTVTKTLNARGTEIAPKSNTDVKSTVLVIDDNAELRNYVMEFLSGHYKVYGAENGKEGLELCRKVKPVICVVDVMMPVMDGFEFVEALKSDEKISHTAVVLLTALGENENKIKGYKIGVDGYLVKPFDPSLLKSRIDNIIKIRLDLKQQFSDETESDVISLAHSQLDIDLISKIKEIIEANLGDANLTPAFLCSELALSSSKLYRKITELTDMSPNEFIRTIRLKKAAFLLKSKNYNVSEVANTVGFNDPLYFSRRFKKQFGYSPSELIK
- a CDS encoding alpha-L-fucosidase, whose amino-acid sequence is MIEYKKYLLAVLLSFISISVFSQLKNKPELNEQFMDMGFGIFVHWSVDSQLGSVISHSMVGASDDYVQRYMNDLPKTFYPNKFDPDEWARLFKLTGAEYVVFTAKHHNGFCMWDTETTDFNIMNTPYGKDITGMLVKSLRKHGLKVGLYFSPEDFSFIYKQGHLISRKGPMTQVTKNEELFEYAKDQVDELFTNYGKIDIAFFDAFSNGNLVQYVHEKYPDIVITRGEMNTPEQKIPDAPMPGPWETCMTMGTQWAYKPTNEEYKDGGELINKLIEIRAKGGNFLMNVGPKPNGEIPIEQEERLREMALWMFINNEAVKNVRTVPSVIREGDLWFTKAKDENTAYVFITNQPEWFKGKRRLFFTESIKPTKKTEISVLGQNDLVVEYSPKNNPKSKFTVQENGNLQLSITRAQRVYNNKIWPNPIVVKLTNVEFVDEEK
- a CDS encoding RagB/SusD family nutrient uptake outer membrane protein, which produces MKTINRQYIIALVLLTLFSTSCEDFLDENSVSYQTTDNYYVTEQGFEDLVRSNYTKLREIHKERDLVLLGTDLFTKQSWDEAGSGNQGSELNAYDTRFTPNVDAAANLWDLLYSQIARTNTAISRKDGVEEMDANLLAIRVGEAKFLRALSYFYAVQQWGDIPMPLEEVTTATREVTKVPAAQVYDQIIMDLEEAAAILPTKGNTDYGRATKGAAQFLLARVHLTRGWNFDNSLGGTSADFNKAVEYADLIIADYPLESNYSNLFPLHAENPLEETFPSQNDKSAEIVFAVQYSDNILTNGSDNDEPSEYQIGNDYHSIFGGETQSIPGSLGRTTHYNAYGTRFRYIVTPATYRLFDPQMDTRYHHNFLEAMYALSDVDDFVPDLDDPGTTINITTGDTVLYFPPWNNPVTNAEKGMDVGGSKPYAVLNLDEIAINPSTPYHLEDQTPLMWKFFEPGLPYDEAQGTFDLALFRSAEAYLIAAEAILKGASNGDLGGAEAYYNTIVDRALGVNAGSDPMRAQEPANLASLAEVSYRANGNLDIDMILDERARELLGEYSRWFDLKRTEKLVERTSLMNPWTAALGQLSNGHYLRPIPQKEIDRSSPSISQNDGY
- a CDS encoding GH92 family glycosyl hydrolase, producing MNNNKLYVRLFVCLILGLFASCIEKAITKDSFSSSTSVSDQVYPMLDTENSRWFFFSSASRPFGMTNLSPDTEIDGAWGSGYRYKTDTVKGFSHIHAWQMSGVSVMPVTISAANQKTIYEDFYSKFNHQTEKISPGYHYVELDRYQIKSELTSSTRVGFHQYTFPKGSNPAILFNLNTMLGPCENFDGELTKNTNRELSGKVVMKPTHRRPKPVTVFFKVTLSTDIVSIDQDKKTGNYLVNLTNPNHSEVLMKVGISYTSVENANHNLQEEIPHWDFEEVVFQSQKEWNGLLGRIKVEGGTETDRRRFYTDLWHALQGRRIISDANGAYPDNTGDEFRVGQLPLDDSGKPKFNHYNSDSFWGAQWTINTLWGLVYPEIKEEFVHSLLQYQKDGGLIPRGPSGGNYTYVMTGSSSTPFIVSAIQEGLITEDLESIYQALKKNHMVGGIMEKAGYEHSTSYGGGFKYYVENGYVPYPIPEGEFGGHQEGAGLTMEYAYQDWTLAQLAKKLGHRNDYNYFMKRSENFKNVYDQSTGWMRPKNVKGEWYENFDPYQHRVGFVEANSAQATWFVPHDLPGLATLMGGNEEAVEKLNKQFDEANKMGFTAGTSHDVEEHPEYRKIPINYGNQPSIQTAYIFNKLGRPDLTQYWARMVVEKTFSGLSPSTGYNGDEDQGLMGSLAVLMKMGLFQMNGGVDDDPVYQIGSPVFDKISITLNPEYYSNATFSIASIDNSEENLYVDSVMLNDQPLQGYEIRHSQITAGGKLTLQMSNNPKMSFEVEKAQIK